The DNA window GCGATGCGTAGAAAGGCGCTCCGTGGGTCGTCGGCGTGGGTGACGGCGCGCCCGACGACGAGAAAATCGGCGCCGCGTTTGATGGCATCGGATGGCGTAACGGTGCGACGCTGGTCGTGCTGTTCCATCCACGACGGGCGCACCGCAGGCACGACGACGGTGAACGCATCGCCGCAACTTTCCTTGATGCGCTCAACTTCGTGACCCGACGCAATCACACCGTCGCAACCGCAAAAGCGGGCTAAACGCGCCAAGTGCACGGCGTAATCGCTGGTAGGTAACGGGATGAGCAATTCGTCTCGCACCATTGCGTCGTCCAAACTCGTCAGCACTGTCACCGCCCACAGGTGCATGCGATGGGTTAACGCCTGCGTCGCTTGCACCGCTGCTCGCAACATTGCACTGCCACCTAACGCGTGCAGCGTAATAGCACCGATGCGTCGGTGTGCCAGTGTCGTCACCGCGCCCGCGACCGTTGCAGGGATGTCGTGCAACTTCAAATCAGCAAAGACCCATTTGCCCCGTTGCTGCAGTTCGTCCACGATGTGCCATCCCGCCGCCAGAAACAACCGATAGCCGACCTTATAGCGTGTGGCGGCGTCGCCCAGACGGTCAACGAGCGCCAACGCTGTCGCCATGTCGTCCACATCCAACGCCACAATCAAGCGCTGCGCTGCGTTCATCGCCATCACCTTTGAAACCGCAAATCGCTAAGTGCGTTGCCTTCCGCCTGCAAAGTTTGCCGTTTAAGCCGTTGGGGCGTCGGTTAGCCACTGGCATTGAGCAAAGTTTCGGCGCCGATGCGGTCAATGACCAAACCGTTGAACAGCCCTCCTCGCAACGCCGACGCCGCTGCCTGAGCCCGTTCCGCTCCCCGCACCAAAGCGAACACAGGCACACCGTGGCTGACTAACTCCCGCAACCGCTGTAACGACAGTGTGCGCAACCGTTCGCCCAAGTTGCGCCCTAACGGTTGCCCCGCTGCATCAAACGGCTGGCTCAGCAATGTCCCGACCGCTCCCGCTACTTCCCCCATCGTCACACCACTTTCCTGCAACACTTCCCGGTCACCTACCTCAA is part of the bacterium HR17 genome and encodes:
- the pyrF gene encoding Orotidine 5'-phosphate decarboxylase encodes the protein MNAAQRLIVALDVDDMATALALVDRLGDAATRYKVGYRLFLAAGWHIVDELQQRGKWVFADLKLHDIPATVAGAVTTLAHRRIGAITLHALGGSAMLRAAVQATQALTHRMHLWAVTVLTSLDDAMVRDELLIPLPTSDYAVHLARLARFCGCDGVIASGHEVERIKESCGDAFTVVVPAVRPSWMEQHDQRRTVTPSDAIKRGADFLVVGRAVTHADDPRSAFLRIADEITV